The following is a genomic window from Bacilli bacterium PM5-9.
CAATTATTTTATTTGTTGGGATACCTTTATCATATAAATAGTTTTTCATTACAACAGCTTCAGGATACTCTTCATCTTCTCCTTGTCCCCCACTAACAACTATCATTACATCATTATTTTCTTCATAATACTTTATAGCTTCATCTAATCGATAACTTAACATCAGACTTGGGCCTTTATCATTTACTTTTGCACCTAAAACAATCAAATAATCAACTGGTTGTTCTATTTTACTATCTTTATGATACATAATTAATGAAAATGGTACCAAATATAATAAAATAATTATAACAATAACTGCAATCGCAACAATTTTCTTCATACTACTACCTCCTAAGGAATTAGTTTTATTGGTATATTCTTTATTTTTTTGATATGTTCATAAGCTCTATTGGTTTTATTATAGT
Proteins encoded in this region:
- a CDS encoding uncharacterized SAM-binding protein YcdF (DUF218 family) (product_source=COG1434; cog=COG1434; pfam=PF02698; superfamily=52540; transmembrane_helix_parts=Outside_1_3,TMhelix_4_26,Inside_27_188), coding for MKKIVAIAVIVIIILLYLVPFSLIMYHKDSKIEQPVDYLIVLGAKVNDKGPSLMLSYRLDEAIKYYEENNDVMIVVSGGQGEDEEYPEAVVMKNYLYDKGIPTNKIIVEDKSTSTFENLENSKALIDDEKSIGVVTNDFHIYRSSMICYRVFDKKCEMQSAKNFDGLPGIYSLLREPFALYKSYFLDR